One window of the Chlorogloeopsis sp. ULAP01 genome contains the following:
- a CDS encoding type II CAAX endopeptidase family protein, with protein MTLKRLGLFFLTLVAIFVSGTSLFNSWQEPQFQNRLELYQTNIVLQASQWQPPDSKDSNLKVAKEAIVGEKPLETAIKQYQQARKSAQLNLEKAEKQLARLTTEAATTPATPKSQSEIPPVSNVSPSLQEKQLQQTLNQLQKSIAEIDLQLGILQIQKGKNDIAFKTWNELQQNSEIDSPLRETAATLIGLWSNPPRILPDAQQLIQDNLEGWFRYTALTKLYESQQRQEALVNTKVEAQEAAMGALWKLAIIGTIPALGAFIGIGLLIFLIGQRLVKGKTALLEQNADMGWATPWDGETILQVFVVGFFFMGQLLIPLVLALLPIPRPVLNVRIQAFYVFLSYILVASGALLVLYLSIKRFLPLPSDWFRFRWQGNWFLWGLGGYCAALPIVVVVSLINQQLWQGQGGSNPLLQLALESQDSVALGLFFVTAAIAAPLFEEFLFRGFLLPSLTRYMSVWWAIIASGFFFAIAHLSLSEVLPLFSLGVVLGVVYTRSRNLLAPMLLHSLWNSGTLISLFILGSSTR; from the coding sequence ATGACACTTAAGCGGTTGGGTTTATTTTTTTTGACGCTGGTAGCTATTTTTGTTTCAGGTACATCTTTGTTTAACAGTTGGCAAGAACCTCAGTTCCAAAACCGTTTGGAACTCTACCAAACAAATATTGTGCTACAAGCCTCGCAATGGCAACCGCCAGATAGTAAGGACAGCAATTTAAAGGTAGCGAAAGAAGCGATCGTAGGCGAAAAACCCCTAGAAACAGCTATTAAGCAGTATCAGCAGGCACGTAAATCAGCTCAACTAAATCTAGAAAAAGCTGAAAAACAACTGGCACGGCTGACAACTGAAGCAGCGACTACTCCTGCAACTCCCAAATCTCAATCAGAAATTCCTCCTGTTAGCAATGTCTCTCCTTCGTTACAAGAGAAACAGTTGCAGCAAACTCTCAACCAATTACAAAAATCCATTGCTGAAATAGATTTACAGTTGGGAATATTACAAATACAGAAAGGTAAAAATGATATTGCCTTTAAAACATGGAATGAATTACAGCAAAACTCAGAAATAGATTCGCCATTACGGGAAACAGCCGCCACGCTGATTGGGCTGTGGAGTAATCCTCCTCGCATTCTCCCAGATGCGCAGCAACTGATCCAAGACAACTTAGAAGGTTGGTTTCGATATACCGCCCTTACCAAGCTTTACGAATCCCAGCAACGTCAAGAAGCCTTAGTGAATACTAAAGTCGAGGCACAAGAAGCTGCGATGGGTGCTTTATGGAAATTAGCAATTATAGGTACTATTCCAGCACTAGGGGCTTTTATAGGAATTGGATTACTGATATTTTTGATTGGACAGCGTCTAGTTAAAGGTAAAACAGCTTTACTAGAGCAAAATGCCGATATGGGCTGGGCAACACCGTGGGATGGAGAAACGATTTTACAAGTATTCGTTGTCGGTTTTTTCTTTATGGGGCAACTTTTAATTCCTTTGGTCTTAGCCCTTCTCCCTATTCCACGTCCAGTTCTGAATGTACGTATTCAAGCATTTTACGTGTTCTTGAGCTATATTTTGGTAGCATCGGGTGCGCTATTAGTACTGTATTTATCTATCAAACGTTTTTTACCGTTACCATCTGATTGGTTTCGCTTTCGTTGGCAAGGTAATTGGTTTTTATGGGGGCTTGGTGGTTATTGTGCGGCGCTACCTATTGTGGTAGTGGTGTCCTTAATTAATCAACAATTATGGCAAGGACAAGGCGGTAGTAATCCTTTGTTACAACTAGCTTTGGAAAGTCAAGATTCTGTAGCACTAGGACTATTTTTTGTCACAGCTGCGATCGCTGCCCCGTTGTTTGAAGAATTTCTATTTCGCGGCTTTTTGTTACCATCGCTTACCCGTTATATGTCTGTGTGGTGGGCAATTATTGCTAGCGGCTTTTTCTTTGCTATTGCTCACCTTAGCTTATCGGAAGTTCTACCACTGTTTTCTTTGGGAGTAGTTTTAGGAGTAGTTTACACGCGATCACGCAATCTCCTTGCTCCCATGCTTCTCCATAGCCTTTGGAATAGTGGTACTCTCATCAGTCTATTTATCCTCGGTAGTAGCACTCGGTAA
- a CDS encoding NINE protein produces the protein MANLNPSHATKQLLAGYCGIILGGLGVHKFILGYSTEGFIMLVVSLVGGYFTYGFTLLIMQLIGLIEGMIYLNKSHNEFVDTYFVNRQGWF, from the coding sequence GTGGCAAATCTCAACCCTAGTCATGCTACCAAACAACTTTTAGCTGGATACTGCGGCATTATTTTAGGAGGACTTGGCGTCCATAAATTTATTCTTGGTTATTCTACAGAAGGCTTCATCATGCTTGTGGTTTCTCTAGTTGGAGGTTATTTCACCTACGGCTTTACCTTATTAATTATGCAACTAATTGGTTTGATAGAAGGAATGATTTACTTGAATAAATCCCACAACGAATTTGTTGATACTTATTTTGTCAACAGACAGGGATGGTTCTGA